GTAGGATGCGTCGTTGGTTCGAGAAAGAATAAGCATGGCTCGTGCCAAAAAGACGGAACTTTTTAATTCAAGTGGTTATATTTTTCGTGGTGTGGTTTCGAAGGTGTTGTTTGCACATATTTGCACTTTTCATGCAAAAAAGTGCAATCGATCTGGCGCTTGCATTTGTCTTTGAAAAAGGTAGCTTCCAACCGTGTCGAAATGTTTGCGGAAATACCAATATGGAGGTGCGTATGTGTAAAGGTTGCGGGTGCCAGCGTGGCACGACGTCGGTCACGGTGGTTCATCACGAACATGAGCACAGTCACGGGGACATGGTCCATTCCCATCCTCACGATCATGACCACGAGCATACCCACGATGGACACGAAGGCGTGACCCACGACGACCATAAACATTGAGCCGGCGCGGCGCGTCACGTAGGGCTGCTCGTTGGCGCGGGCGGCCTTTTTTTTTCTGGGAGGTTGTTCATGAAGACGGGAATGATCGTGCTTGGGCATGGCAGCAGGCGGCGGGAGGTGGGGCGGTCTTTCGAGGCCATGGTCGGCCGGGTCGCGGCCATGGTGCCGGGAGCAACCGTGCTGCCCGCGTTTTTTTCGCTGGGCGAACCGACCCTGGCCCATCAGGTTGGCGTGTTGGTTGGCCAGGACTGCGCCCGGATCGTGGTCATGCAGTATTTTTTGTACAACGGCGTGCACATCGAGCAGGACATTCCATCGATGATCGCGGAGTTGCGCGGGGCCTATCCGGGCGTGGAGTTCGTCGTGCTGCCAACCCTGGAAAACGACCCGGCCATGGAGCGGCTGGTTGCGGAACGGCTGCTCGGGGCCTGACCGCGCTCTTCTTCACATGGCGAAGAGTTCCTGGAGGCAGGCTGTTGTTCGCGCCTGTTCCTCGGAGGAAATGACGCCGAGCTTGCGGACCAGTCGTGTTTTATCCACGGCCCGGAGCTGATCCAGAACAATAAATCCGTTCTTGCCCTGAAATGTGCAAGGAATTCTGGTTGGATAGGCGAAGCCCTGGGATGTCAGGGGGGCGACAATGACAGTGCGCAGCGCGGCCATTTCGTTCGGAGACAGAATGACGCAGGGCCGTGTTTTTTTGATCTCTGCCCCTTGGGTCGGATCGAGCTGCACCAACCAAACCTCGAAACGGTGGATGTCCGGGCTCACCATGCCAGATCCTTATCATCGGTCAGCGGCGCATCCAGCCATTCCTGGTCCGTGTCATGGGCCGCGCGTTCTTCCTCCGCATGGGCGAATCGTTCGGCCCAGCCCTGGCGTGGCGCGTTGGCGGGACGAATGAGCAGTCCCGCGTCCGTGACCTTGAATTCCAGTTCCGTATCCGCAAGCCGGGCCTGTTCGATGAGGGCCTTTGGAATGCGGATGCCCTGGGAATTGCCGATTTTGATGAGGGTGGTCATGACGTCCTCCTGTATAGGATGTAATTACATTAGGCTTACTGAATGTGGACGTCAATAAAATGAAAAGTGTTCGCGTCGGTGGGTATAAACCTTTACGTGGTCCTGAAGCCGAAGAAGGGCCGGCCGCGATCCCTGGTGGGTAGCCGTGCCCAAGGCCTTGGCCTGGACAAAACCGGCATTTCGAAGTCTCAAACGCAAACCCCCGCCGAAAATCATGGCGGGGGTTTGTCGATTGAAAAGCGTCCACAGGCGCTTTCTCTGTGTCGCGATGGAAAGAGGACGCTATTCCCCCAGTACCGCCACCTTGACCGCGTCGATGCCGACGCGATTCACGAACCGGGCGGTGCGTTCCTTTTTCTTGGCGTTTTCCTTGTAGAAGGTCAGGAGTTTTTTGACCAACGCCAAAACCTCTTCCTTGGTCAGGTCCTTGGCGATGATGTCACCGATGCGGGCCTGGGCCCCGGCGTTGCCGCCGAAGCTGACATTCCATCCCTTGCGGGAACCGGTGATGCCGATGTCGCGCACCAAACCTTCGCCACAGGAAAACGGACAGCCCGAAACTCCAAATTTGAACTTGGCCGGCAGTTCGAAGCCCTTGAACATTTCCTCCACTTCCAGGCCCAGTCCCAGGGAGTCCTGGACGCCGAACGGACAGACCGAGGTGCCCGGACAGGCCTGGACATAGTGCACGCACAGTTCCGTGGCCCGGCCGATGTCCGTGCCCAAATCCTTCCAGATGTCGGCCAGCTGTTCCTTTTTCATGCCGACCAGGGCGATGCGCTGGCCCGAGGTGATCTTGACGATGGGGATGGCGTATTTCTTGACCACGGTGTTCAGGGCGTCGAGCACTTCGGGGCTGATCAGGCCGACCGGGGTGCGCGGCA
This is a stretch of genomic DNA from Deltaproteobacteria bacterium. It encodes these proteins:
- a CDS encoding type II toxin-antitoxin system PemK/MazF family toxin; amino-acid sequence: MVSPDIHRFEVWLVQLDPTQGAEIKKTRPCVILSPNEMAALRTVIVAPLTSQGFAYPTRIPCTFQGKNGFIVLDQLRAVDKTRLVRKLGVISSEEQARTTACLQELFAM
- a CDS encoding AbrB/MazE/SpoVT family DNA-binding domain-containing protein, encoding MTTLIKIGNSQGIRIPKALIEQARLADTELEFKVTDAGLLIRPANAPRQGWAERFAHAEEERAAHDTDQEWLDAPLTDDKDLAW
- a CDS encoding NAD(P)/FAD-dependent oxidoreductase, yielding MSENILDGAILQRDKETYAIVPRTPVGLISPEVLDALNTVVKKYAIPIVKITSGQRIALVGMKKEQLADIWKDLGTDIGRATELCVHYVQACPGTSVCPFGVQDSLGLGLEVEEMFKGFELPAKFKFGVSGCPFSCGEGLVRDIGITGSRKGWNVSFGGNAGAQARIGDIIAKDLTKEEVLALVKKLLTFYKENAKKKERTARFVNRVGIDAVKVAVLGE